CGATGCGCCGCGCCCGCCGCGCATAGAAATCCGCGAAGGAGAAATCGCCCCCGGCCACATCCCGATAGAGCGTCTTCGAGATGAGGAAGCCCGAGATGACGAAAAAGACGTCCACGCCGGTGAAGCCGCCGGAGAGCGGCGTCAGCCCGAAATGAAACAAAACGACCCCGCCCACCGCGATGGCCCGCATGCCATCGATGTGCGGCCGGTACTCCAGCCCTTGATGCATGAATGAGTGAGCGCCCACCTGTCCGGCCGCATATGGCGCCGGACCTCAACCATGATGGCCGGTGCATATCACGCGCCCGCCGGCACGCCCAAGACGAAATCGGGGTGGATAACACGCTGTTGGACGTATCCACCGGGCGGGCGGGGCGTCGATCAGCGGGGCCTGAACGACCAGCCGCCGCCACCACCGTGATAGGTTTCGCAGGCGAGGTGGAAGCGCGCGCCGCAGGTGGTGCAGGTGAAATCCACCGACACGATGTCCGGCCAACCCCTGTCCTGCCCCATCCGGAGCACGGAATTATCGGGGTGGTCCGGCTGCTCCGTCAGTGTTCCGTCGGCGAGATTGTCCCGCGCCACCGTCAGCGCGTGCTCCAGTTCACCCGGCGTGCGGATGGGCCAGTCGAGGCAAAGCGCGTCGCAGCGGTCGCAGGCCATGGCGCCTCAGGAGCGGGAGAAGACGCGCCGGCGCAGGTCCAGAACGGCGCGGCGGAAGCGCCCGCGCCCGCCGCCTAGGCCGAGCAGCCGGGCGGCGTCCTGCCGCAGGCGCACGAGAGACGCCTTCACCTTCTCCTTGTAGGGCTCCACCAGCCGGTGCGCCCAGGCATTGGCGGCAATCACCATGTCGCACAGCCGCGAGAACCAGCCGATGGAGCGAAGCTGCGCCTGGCAGACCTCGAACAGGAAGGCCATGAGGCCGACGCCCACGAGCTTCGCCACAAGGAAACAGAGGCTGCCGAAGATGAAGTGCTTGTGGGCGTAGAACCACAGGGCGAGGATGTTGATGGGCTCGATGAGGATCAGCGGCACCACGAACAGCACCAGCGCGCCATAAGGCGGCAGGCGGTGCGCCCAATGGCCGATGGCCTGCTTCAGCCGCTCGAAGGGCAGGAGCTCGGCCAGCCGGCGGATGAGCGGCGCCGTGTGCGCCCAGAGCCAAGCCTCGATGAGGAAGCCGACGGCGAGCACCATGAGCAGCGCGCGCTGGAGGCGGCGGCGCCAGAGGCTGCGGGGACGCACGGGCGGGATGGGGGCGGTATCAGGCATGGCTTGAGGAAGATGGTGCGGCCTTTGGGGCCTTTCCATGGCTGTCGCGAACCTTGCGGCACGATCCCTTGGGCCGGGTGCCTCCCCCTTTCGTCGGATGCACCTGCGCCCCGGTCGCGCTCTAATCTGTGTCAGGGCAGAAAGGGCAAGGACACTTCAGGTGAACATCCACCACATGTCCATCGGCGTCGCCGATCTCGACCGGGCCATGGCCTTCTATGACCGTGTGCTCGCGCCCCTCGGGCTGGCACGGGAGGTGCTCTTCACCGAGCCCACCGGGACGCGCTCGGCGGGTTACGGACAGCCGGGGCAATGGGCGCTGGAGGACAATGTGCCCTTCTGGCTGGAGGAGCGGCCGGGCGCGAGCTTCTCCTGCCCGCCGGGCTTTCATCTCGCCTTCGGCGCGCCGGATGCGGCCGCCGTCCATGCCTTCCATGCGGCGGGGCTTGCCGCCGGCGGCACCGACAACGGCCCGCCGGGACCGCGGCCCGACTACGGGCCGAGCTATTACGCCGCTTTCCTCATCGACCCGGACGGCTGGCGCATCGAGGCGGTGGCCGACACGTCCGCGTGAGCGGCGGCATCGAGATGCCGTCGGGGCAGGTTTGCCGCTCTTTCAGGCTTCGGTCCACGCCACAACCGGGCGTAGGCTCTCGAATGTCGCAACCCGATGGGAGTGATGAGCCATGAAGCGTCTTGCCTTCGCCCTCGTGACCCTGAGCCTGCTCGGAGCCACCGCCCCCGCTTTCGCCGACTGCCCGGCGCACGCCTCCAACACGACGAAGAGCACGCCCTCCAAGGGCACCTGAGCCTCTTCGTGCCGAGAGCGCGCGCCTCCCGCACCGGGAACAGGCGGAGCGGTGCGCTCCAAAACAAAACCGGCCGGTCCGCAGCGCGGGCCGGCCGGTTCCGTTTGAGGACCGCGCCGGTCGCCCGGCGCGGAAAGGCTCACATGTGGATGGCGCGCTTCTCGACCGCCATGGCCGCTTCCTTGACCGCCTCCGAGCGGGTGGGGTGGGCATGGCAGGTGCGGGCGAGGTCTTCCGACGAGCCGCCGAACTCCATGAGCACGCAGACCTCGTGGATCATCTCGCCGGCCTCGGGGCCGATGATGTGGCAGCCCAGCACCTTGTCCGTGGCGGCGTCAGCCAGGAACTTTACGAAGCCGTCCGTGGTGTTGTTCACCTTGGCGCGGCCATTGGCGGTGAAGGGGAACTTGCCGACATTGTAGGCGATGCCGGCTTCCTTCAGCTCTTCCTCGGTCTTGCCGACGGAAGCCACCTCCGGGAAGGTGTACACGACGCCGGGGATGACGTCGTAATTCACGTGGCCCGCCTTGCCGGCCAGCAGCTCGGCCACCGCGACGCCCTCGTCCTCAGCCTTGTGGGCGAGCATCGGGCCGGCGATCACGTCGCCGATGGCATAGATGCCGTCCACGGTGCTCTTGTAGTGGTGATCCACCACCACGCGGCCGCGCTTGTCGGTCTCGACGCCGATCTCGGCAAGGCCGAGGCCACCCGTGTAGGCGACGCGGCCGATGGCCACCAGCACCACGTCGGCCTCAAGCACCTCGGCCGCACCGCCGGCGGCCGGCTCCACGGACACCTTGAGGGTCTTGCCCTTGGTGTCCACGCCCGTGACCTTGGTGCCGAGCTTGAAGGCGAAGCCCTGCTTCTGGAGGATGCGCTGGAAGGACTTGGCCACGTCGCCGTCCATGCCGGGCAGGATGCGGTCGAGATATTCCACCACCGTCACCTCGGCGCCGAGGCGGCGCCACACGCTGCCGAGCTCGAGGCCGATGACGCCCGCGCCCACCACCACGAGCTTGCCGGGCACCCTCTTGAGGGCCAGCGCGCCGGTGGAGGACACCACCTTCTCTTCGTCGATGGTGACGCCGGGAAGCTGGGCCACGTCCGAGCCGGTGGCGATGAGGATGTTCTTCGTCTCCAGCACCTGCTGGGTGCCGTCGGCGGCGGTCACTTCCACCTTGCCGGGGGCGAGGATCTTGCCGACGCCGTGATAGGCGTCGACCTTGTTCTTCTTCAGCAGGAACTCGACGCCCTTCACATTGCCGTCGACGCCCTTGTCCTTGAAGGCCTGCATGGCGGCGAGATCGAGCTTCGGCGCCGGGACAGTGATGCCCATGCTGGCGAAGCTGTGTCCGGCTTCCTCGAACTTCTCGGAGGCGAACAGCAGCGCCTTGGAGGGGATGCAGCCGACGTTGAGGCAGGTGCCGCCGTGGGTGGCGCGCTTCTCGACCACCGCGGTCTTGAGACCAAGCTGGGCGGCGCGGATGGCCGCCACATAGCCGCCGGGGCCGGTGCCGATGACGATCAGGTCGTAATTAGCCATGGAATACAGTCCTTGAAGGAAGCGGGCGGCCAGCCGGCCGCAGCGAACGGGAAGGGATCAGTGGGCGGAGGCCCTCTGGAAGGCGAGGCGGATGCCGAGGCCGACCAGGGCCGCGCCGGTGATGCGATTGAACCAGCGGCCGATGCGCGAGAGCTGCGCCTGCACCGCCCGCCCGGTGAAGAACACCGAGACCAGCGTGAACCAGACGACCAGCAGGCCGGCCATGCCGGCGGCATAGCCCATCTGCATGCTCTGCGGCGTGGTGGGGCTCA
The Azorhizobium caulinodans ORS 571 genome window above contains:
- a CDS encoding VOC family protein, which codes for MNIHHMSIGVADLDRAMAFYDRVLAPLGLAREVLFTEPTGTRSAGYGQPGQWALEDNVPFWLEERPGASFSCPPGFHLAFGAPDAAAVHAFHAAGLAAGGTDNGPPGPRPDYGPSYYAAFLIDPDGWRIEAVADTSA
- the lpdA gene encoding dihydrolipoyl dehydrogenase; translated protein: MANYDLIVIGTGPGGYVAAIRAAQLGLKTAVVEKRATHGGTCLNVGCIPSKALLFASEKFEEAGHSFASMGITVPAPKLDLAAMQAFKDKGVDGNVKGVEFLLKKNKVDAYHGVGKILAPGKVEVTAADGTQQVLETKNILIATGSDVAQLPGVTIDEEKVVSSTGALALKRVPGKLVVVGAGVIGLELGSVWRRLGAEVTVVEYLDRILPGMDGDVAKSFQRILQKQGFAFKLGTKVTGVDTKGKTLKVSVEPAAGGAAEVLEADVVLVAIGRVAYTGGLGLAEIGVETDKRGRVVVDHHYKSTVDGIYAIGDVIAGPMLAHKAEDEGVAVAELLAGKAGHVNYDVIPGVVYTFPEVASVGKTEEELKEAGIAYNVGKFPFTANGRAKVNNTTDGFVKFLADAATDKVLGCHIIGPEAGEMIHEVCVLMEFGGSSEDLARTCHAHPTRSEAVKEAAMAVEKRAIHM